A stretch of Triticum aestivum cultivar Chinese Spring chromosome 1D, IWGSC CS RefSeq v2.1, whole genome shotgun sequence DNA encodes these proteins:
- the LOC123182513 gene encoding uncharacterized protein produces MAPRFWAVGPRCQCPSPAPPTRLPHHGEQSTTPYRLLLFAPMALSLSNPPPSSKIALKAPVPPLPNRSFLFPPPRLPALHVTLLLRGPPPGRVQSSSAPSAPLTDGSPTPPSSREEAVAQARSCLATALRKPLNNSLPARKLKKQQRQARFRAEIPVVDDSPGSLARLAFDVFSGLGVSRKGSPARLLLVWPSAEDQAVAVREFKSWGDTSALAHAQLDTVAPDALSACDAAVFLSPGRPQVEKLRAAVNALDPRPAVLFNPGWSYEVEEEGFGGVAKGFVGSFNVVYSFMGLEVKGLLSKKKGVLLRCVEGGRFGGESWVLMMEDGEKEPELKVVSRMKRRPTVGEVENMMYNLMAANSPVTKSARFLRELVSNVTGRKGKQ; encoded by the coding sequence ATGGCACCCAGATTCTGGGCAGTGGGGCCACGCTGTCAGTGTCCAAGCCCAGCTCCACCAACTCGCTTGCCGCACCATGGAGAGCAGAGCACCACACCTTATCGTCTTCTCTTGTTCGCGCCAATGGCGCTCAGCCTCTCGAACCCTCCTCCCTCGTCCAAGATCGCACTCAAAGCTCCAGTTCCGCCACTCCCGAACCGCTCGTTTCTCTTCCCGCCACCGCGCCTACCTGCTCTCCACGTTACCCTCCTCCTCCGCGGTCCGCCGCCGGGGCGCGTCCAGTCGTCGTCGGCACCGTCGGCCCCGCTGACGGACGGCTCCCCGACGCCCCCGTCGTCGAGGGAGGAGGCGGTCGCGCAGGCCAGGTCGTGCCTGGCCACGGCGCTGCGCAAGCCGCTCAACAACTCGCTCCCGGCGCGGAAGCTCAAGAAGCAGCAGCGGCAGGCCCGGTTCCGCGCCGAGATCCCCGTGGTCGACGACTCGccgggctccctggcgcgcctcgcCTTCGACGTCTTCTCGGGCCTCGGCGTGTCCCGGAAGGGCTCGCCGGCGAGGCTGCTCCTCGTCTGGCCCTCCGCGGAGGACCAGGCGGTGGCCGTGCGCGAGTTCAAGAGCTGGGGGGACACGTCGGCGCTGGCGCACGCGCAGCTGGACACGGTGGCGCCGGACGCGCTGAGCGCCTGCGACGCCGCCGTGTTCCTGTCGCCGGGGCGGCCGCAGGTGGAGAAGCTGCGCGCGGCCGTCAACGCGCTGGACCCCAGGCCGGCGGTGCTGTTCAACCCGGGGTGGAGctacgaggtggaggaggaggggtTCGGCGGCGTCGCCAAGGGCTTCGTGGGCTCCTTCAACGTGGTGTATTCCTTCATGGGGCTGGAGGTGAAGGGGCTGCTGAGCAAGAAGAAGGGCGTGCTGCTCCGGTGCGTGGAGGGCGGCAGGTTCGGCGGGGAGAGCTGGGTGCTCATGATGGAGGACGGGGAGAAGGAGCCGGAGTTGAAGGTGGTGTCGCGGATGAAGCGGCGGCCGACGGTCGGCGAGGTGGAGAACATGATGTACAACCTCATGGCCGCCAACTCGCCGGTCACCAAGTCCGCCAGGTTCCTCAgggagctcgtctccaacgtgacGGGAAGGAAGGGGAAGCAGTGA